Proteins from one Nilaparvata lugens isolate BPH chromosome 10, ASM1435652v1, whole genome shotgun sequence genomic window:
- the LOC111051253 gene encoding chromobox protein homolog 1 isoform X1, translating into MLYAIKQLTVGVLKNLFQKIMSDNGKNEEQEEEFSVEKIIDKRIVKGKTEYYLKWKGYPDEENTWEPVENLDCDELIDEFERKRAEKEAAKKKPAAEPTPPAKKKPEKAAKLNTSAKEETPKIKKRKPEEEEEKPQEEQKKKKAVSTPKEVKVKKDEIKGFDRGLDAEKIIGATDSSGELMFLMKWKGIDEADLVPAKVANVRCPQIVIKFYEERLTWHIPTNDDNAE; encoded by the coding sequence AATGTCGGACAATGGCAAAAACGAAGAACAGGAGGAGGAGTTTTCCGTGGAGAAAATCATCGACAAGCGCATCGTGAAAGGAAAAACCGAATACTACCTGAAGTGGAAAGGCTACCCGGACGAGGAAAACACGTGGGAGCCGGTGGAAAACCTCGACTGCGACGAGCTGATCGACGAGTTTGAACGCAAACGCGCCGAAAAGGAAGCGGCCAAGAAAAAGCCGGCGGCCGAGCCCACACCGCCCGCCAAGAAGAAGCCGGAAAAGGCGGCCAAACTGAACACCAGTGCCAAGGAGGAAACACCGAAAATAAAGAAGCGGAAAccagaggaagaagaggagaaaccgCAGGaggaacagaagaagaagaaggcggtGTCGACCCCGAAGGAGGTGAAGGTGAAGAAGGACGAGATCAAAGGATTCGACCGAGGTTTGGATGCTGAGAAGATCATCGGTGCCACCGACTCGAGCGGCGAGCTCATGTTCCTGATGAAGTGGAAGGGCATCGATGAGGCGGACCTGGTGCCAGCCAAGGTGGCCAATGTTCGCTGTCCCCAGATTGTCATCAAGTTCTACGAGGAGAGGCTCACGTGGCATATCCCCACCAATGATGATAACGCTGAATAA
- the LOC111051253 gene encoding chromobox protein homolog 1 isoform X2 → MSDNGKNEEQEEEFSVEKIIDKRIVKGKTEYYLKWKGYPDEENTWEPVENLDCDELIDEFERKRAEKEAAKKKPAAEPTPPAKKKPEKAAKLNTSAKEETPKIKKRKPEEEEEKPQEEQKKKKAVSTPKEVKVKKDEIKGFDRGLDAEKIIGATDSSGELMFLMKWKGIDEADLVPAKVANVRCPQIVIKFYEERLTWHIPTNDDNAE, encoded by the coding sequence ATGTCGGACAATGGCAAAAACGAAGAACAGGAGGAGGAGTTTTCCGTGGAGAAAATCATCGACAAGCGCATCGTGAAAGGAAAAACCGAATACTACCTGAAGTGGAAAGGCTACCCGGACGAGGAAAACACGTGGGAGCCGGTGGAAAACCTCGACTGCGACGAGCTGATCGACGAGTTTGAACGCAAACGCGCCGAAAAGGAAGCGGCCAAGAAAAAGCCGGCGGCCGAGCCCACACCGCCCGCCAAGAAGAAGCCGGAAAAGGCGGCCAAACTGAACACCAGTGCCAAGGAGGAAACACCGAAAATAAAGAAGCGGAAAccagaggaagaagaggagaaaccgCAGGaggaacagaagaagaagaaggcggtGTCGACCCCGAAGGAGGTGAAGGTGAAGAAGGACGAGATCAAAGGATTCGACCGAGGTTTGGATGCTGAGAAGATCATCGGTGCCACCGACTCGAGCGGCGAGCTCATGTTCCTGATGAAGTGGAAGGGCATCGATGAGGCGGACCTGGTGCCAGCCAAGGTGGCCAATGTTCGCTGTCCCCAGATTGTCATCAAGTTCTACGAGGAGAGGCTCACGTGGCATATCCCCACCAATGATGATAACGCTGAATAA